A single Sulfurimonas aquatica DNA region contains:
- a CDS encoding metallophosphoesterase family protein, with the protein MPKISRRGFMKSALAMGALPLMANSSKSETLRFIHITDSHMDLGDSDSVDAMKLMATFINENYKDLDFVLFGGDNFNNNVIGNKDALVFKEIIETLHCRALVVRGNKESSPKPNDSIHLEEFKTLFHTAKNLKVFGKDWLYEVKGYNVLGLDSCIYGKNNGLYTEETLKFAEKTLQNKKPTLILNHHPYTNYWGGTESADIQKYVLGNSNEVQKRLFRYHNLILTLSGHKHIDSVKDLDHTKMVVTRGFVRPLDLDMYPMRYVELNGNKISEKLIYTS; encoded by the coding sequence ATGCCAAAAATATCAAGACGTGGTTTTATGAAAAGTGCTCTGGCTATGGGTGCATTACCTCTTATGGCAAATTCTAGCAAATCCGAAACTCTAAGATTTATACACATAACCGATTCCCATATGGACTTGGGTGATAGTGATAGTGTAGATGCGATGAAGTTAATGGCTACGTTTATCAATGAAAACTACAAAGATTTAGACTTTGTACTCTTTGGTGGTGACAACTTCAACAATAATGTTATTGGAAATAAAGATGCTCTAGTTTTTAAAGAGATTATAGAAACTCTCCACTGCAGGGCACTTGTAGTTCGGGGAAATAAAGAATCTTCTCCTAAACCAAACGACTCTATTCATTTAGAAGAGTTTAAAACACTTTTTCATACAGCAAAAAATCTCAAAGTGTTTGGTAAAGATTGGCTATATGAAGTAAAAGGATACAATGTTTTAGGACTAGATAGCTGTATATATGGAAAGAACAATGGCCTTTATACCGAGGAGACACTTAAATTCGCAGAAAAAACTCTTCAAAATAAAAAACCAACACTCATTCTAAACCATCATCCATATACAAATTATTGGGGTGGCACTGAATCAGCTGATATACAGAAGTATGTCTTAGGAAACTCTAATGAAGTTCAAAAAAGACTCTTTAGATATCATAACCTTATCCTAACACTATCAGGGCATAAACATATAGATTCTGTAAAAGATTTGGATCACACAAAGATGGTAGTCACTCGAGGCTTTGTGAGACCACTTGATTTAGACATGTACCCAATGCGTTATGTTGAACTAAATGGAAATAAAATAAGTGAAAAATTAATTTATACTTCTTAA
- the waaC gene encoding lipopolysaccharide heptosyltransferase I, with protein MNKDIYKIAIVRLSALGDIVNSAIVLQFIHAKYPNAQIEWIAEEVFSPLLNNHPLLNAVHTLNLKKFKKEKSLKSLNENLKKIKSFGQFDLIIDMQGLIKSAIVSRLLGKETHGFNKNSTRESLAACFYKTSTNISYESGVVKRNTFLIADALGFEISQEMILNKKSIFEINKKFDLDKTTKNVAFVIGASWESKIYPKEMVVDICNDLKLNAFIIWGNAQEKENAEWIVENSNYASLAPELALDELVSFISNMDLVIGNDTGPTHMAWAQNIPSITLLGPTTTRMIQETPLNIGIKSPSNVDLLKINKNDFSIREIPYETIVQKAKELIDGI; from the coding sequence ATGAATAAAGATATTTACAAAATAGCGATAGTAAGACTCTCTGCGCTTGGTGACATTGTTAACAGTGCTATTGTCTTGCAATTTATACATGCTAAATATCCTAATGCTCAGATAGAGTGGATAGCTGAAGAGGTTTTTTCACCTCTTCTAAACAATCATCCACTTTTAAATGCAGTACACACTCTTAATCTTAAAAAGTTTAAAAAAGAGAAGAGTCTTAAAAGCCTAAATGAAAATCTCAAGAAAATCAAATCCTTTGGTCAATTTGATCTAATTATAGATATGCAAGGACTTATAAAGTCAGCAATTGTCTCGCGTTTACTAGGAAAAGAGACACACGGCTTTAATAAGAACTCTACAAGAGAATCACTGGCAGCCTGTTTTTACAAAACCTCAACAAATATCTCATATGAGAGCGGTGTTGTTAAACGTAATACTTTTTTGATAGCGGATGCTTTAGGGTTTGAAATATCACAAGAGATGATTTTAAATAAAAAATCCATCTTCGAAATAAATAAAAAATTTGACCTCGATAAAACAACTAAAAATGTAGCTTTTGTCATAGGAGCATCTTGGGAATCAAAAATCTATCCTAAAGAGATGGTAGTAGATATATGTAATGATTTAAAACTAAATGCTTTTATAATCTGGGGAAATGCACAAGAAAAAGAGAATGCTGAGTGGATAGTAGAGAATTCGAACTATGCCTCTTTAGCTCCTGAACTTGCCTTGGATGAACTAGTCTCTTTTATCTCTAACATGGACTTAGTTATTGGAAACGATACTGGCCCAACACATATGGCTTGGGCACAAAATATTCCTTCCATTACGCTTTTAGGTCCGACTACAACAAGAATGATTCAAGAGACACCCTTAAATATCGGTATAAAATCACCTTCAAATGTCGATTTACTAAAGATAAACAAAAATGACTTCTCCATAAGAGAGATACCATATGAAACAATAGTACAAAAAGCAAAGGAACTTATAGATGGGATTTAA
- a CDS encoding lipid A biosynthesis lauroyl acyltransferase, giving the protein MGFKLLLVLEIILMALPKKIRKSFFLLLAYLGYKFSKRYRDVARANLNFVFDGSMSEEEIESIVKYSFKNLLLNFLHVMELRHMSLKELEATVSVENIEAVNKVHAENRAVIYVTSHYSSWELGGASLGAFVEPLAAVYKRMKNSIYEEWLLEARAHFGNTNLEKTGVVKPLVKLIKEKKASGILIDTNISPKEGVIVEFMGKNIRQTYSPAYLARKFNAAIIPVTIRTDDEEHYTLKLYDEIPVENTDDEKADILKATQLQADWLSKLITEEPKFWFWLHRRFKNDYPEIYN; this is encoded by the coding sequence ATGGGATTTAAACTACTTCTTGTTTTAGAAATAATTTTAATGGCTCTACCAAAAAAAATTAGAAAGTCATTTTTTCTTTTACTCGCTTACTTAGGGTATAAATTTTCTAAAAGATATAGAGATGTAGCACGAGCGAACCTAAACTTTGTTTTTGATGGTAGTATGAGTGAAGAAGAGATAGAAAGTATAGTTAAATATAGTTTTAAAAATCTTCTACTTAATTTCCTTCATGTTATGGAACTGCGTCATATGTCTCTAAAAGAGCTAGAAGCAACAGTGAGTGTTGAAAATATTGAAGCTGTCAATAAAGTGCATGCAGAAAATCGTGCTGTCATCTATGTTACCTCACACTACTCTTCTTGGGAGTTAGGTGGAGCATCTCTTGGTGCTTTTGTTGAGCCACTTGCTGCAGTTTATAAAAGAATGAAAAATAGCATTTATGAAGAGTGGCTACTTGAAGCACGTGCACATTTTGGAAATACAAACCTTGAAAAAACTGGTGTTGTAAAGCCTCTTGTTAAGCTTATAAAAGAGAAAAAAGCGAGCGGAATTTTAATAGATACAAACATCAGTCCTAAAGAGGGTGTCATTGTAGAATTTATGGGTAAAAATATCCGTCAAACTTACTCACCTGCTTATCTTGCAAGAAAGTTTAACGCAGCTATTATCCCTGTAACTATTAGAACTGACGATGAAGAGCACTACACACTAAAGCTTTACGATGAGATTCCAGTTGAAAATACGGATGATGAAAAAGCAGATATTTTAAAAGCGACACAACTTCAAGCGGATTGGTTAAGTAAGCTTATTACTGAAGAGCCAAAGTTTTGGTTTTGGCTCCATAGAAGATTCAAAAATGATTATCCTGAGATATATAACTAA
- a CDS encoding AI-2E family transporter yields the protein MKPQYLIAILFATSLYWMYLLYTPFLLVITIAALLAISTANIQNYLESLLKNKFLAAIFSSFLLAVLFFAPLGYFLATLTIKLNSISPEMIQKIELMIREFVATPPEYMQFLKPYLNESVKDVDMNGITKYAISMAGTIGSFSAGFVKNAFLVIIFYFFAQFNGATIVEFIKRVVQMSVDESSTLAKELSSVMSVVFYSIIANAMFQGVLFGVAISFVGYNGLLFGVMYGFASLIPVVGGALMWLPFMLYEFSLGNDSNAIFIALYSIIVISIIADTFIKPIIIKEINQRLLEDDDAKMNELVIFFSIIAGLTTFGFWGMILGPAITAFFLTILKLFEARTKECEDNNKNI from the coding sequence ATGAAACCTCAATACTTAATCGCAATTTTATTTGCTACCTCACTCTATTGGATGTACCTTTTATATACTCCATTTTTACTTGTCATCACAATTGCGGCATTACTAGCAATATCTACAGCAAATATTCAAAATTATTTAGAATCACTACTGAAAAATAAATTTTTAGCGGCTATTTTTTCTAGTTTTCTTTTAGCAGTTCTGTTTTTTGCACCTCTTGGCTATTTCTTAGCTACACTAACTATAAAACTAAACTCTATATCCCCTGAAATGATTCAAAAAATAGAGTTAATGATAAGAGAGTTTGTTGCAACTCCACCTGAGTATATGCAGTTTTTAAAACCTTACTTAAATGAGTCCGTTAAAGATGTTGATATGAATGGTATTACTAAGTATGCAATCAGTATGGCTGGGACTATTGGCTCTTTTAGTGCAGGTTTTGTGAAAAATGCTTTTTTAGTCATTATATTTTACTTTTTTGCGCAGTTTAATGGTGCAACAATTGTTGAATTTATAAAGCGTGTTGTTCAGATGTCGGTTGATGAGAGCAGTACACTCGCTAAGGAACTCTCATCTGTTATGAGTGTTGTTTTTTACTCTATCATAGCAAACGCAATGTTTCAAGGAGTGCTTTTTGGAGTTGCAATCTCTTTTGTAGGCTATAACGGATTGCTCTTTGGCGTTATGTATGGGTTTGCTTCACTTATCCCTGTAGTGGGAGGAGCCCTTATGTGGCTTCCATTTATGTTATATGAGTTTTCATTAGGGAATGATTCAAACGCTATTTTTATCGCGCTCTATTCTATTATAGTTATTTCAATTATTGCTGATACGTTTATAAAACCTATTATCATTAAAGAGATAAACCAAAGACTACTCGAAGATGATGACGCAAAAATGAATGAGTTAGTTATATTCTTTTCTATTATCGCAGGACTAACAACGTTTGGCTTTTGGGGAATGATACTTGGGCCTGCAATTACTGCATTTTTCTTAACGATTTTAAAATTATTTGAGGCTAGAACTAAAGAGTGTGAAGATAATAATAAAAATATTTAG
- the ruvB gene encoding Holliday junction branch migration DNA helicase RuvB, with protein sequence MDRLVEIETFSMDEESSEVTLRPDAWSEYIGQEQIKKNLGVFIEASKKRQEALDHVLFYGPPGLGKTTLALIIANEMNTNIKVTAAPMIEKSGDLAAILTNLEEGDILFIDEIHRLSPAVEEILYSSMEDYRIDIIIGSGPAAQTVKIDLPRFTLIGATTRAGMLSNPLRDRFGMSFRMNFYSSEELAKIIVQASNKLDKEIVKEASHEIAKRSRGTPRIALRLLRRVRDFAEVADELHIDHKRTQYALDELGINSHGFDEMDIRLLNLLVAANGRAMGLSTIAAALSEDEGTVEDVLEPYLIANGYLERTAKGRRATRATYDILNMEYVNADGTLF encoded by the coding sequence ATGGATAGACTTGTAGAGATAGAAACATTTAGCATGGATGAAGAGAGTAGTGAAGTAACGCTACGCCCTGATGCTTGGAGTGAATATATAGGTCAAGAGCAGATTAAAAAGAATCTTGGTGTTTTTATAGAGGCGAGTAAAAAGCGCCAAGAAGCATTAGATCATGTTCTGTTTTATGGACCTCCTGGACTTGGAAAAACTACATTAGCGCTTATTATTGCAAATGAGATGAATACAAACATTAAAGTGACTGCTGCTCCAATGATAGAAAAAAGTGGTGACCTAGCTGCAATTCTAACAAACCTAGAAGAGGGCGACATACTTTTTATAGATGAGATTCATCGTCTTTCACCTGCAGTCGAAGAGATACTTTACTCCTCTATGGAAGATTACCGTATTGATATCATTATAGGAAGTGGCCCTGCTGCTCAAACAGTAAAGATAGACCTACCGCGTTTTACACTTATAGGTGCTACCACTCGTGCAGGAATGTTATCAAATCCACTACGTGATAGATTTGGTATGAGTTTTCGAATGAATTTTTACTCTTCAGAAGAACTTGCTAAAATTATAGTTCAAGCTTCAAATAAACTAGACAAAGAAATTGTAAAAGAGGCCTCTCATGAAATTGCTAAACGCAGCCGCGGAACTCCTCGTATAGCTCTGCGTTTACTTCGTCGTGTTCGTGATTTTGCTGAAGTTGCAGATGAGTTACATATTGACCATAAACGCACGCAGTATGCACTTGATGAACTAGGTATTAACTCCCATGGTTTTGATGAGATGGATATTAGACTTCTAAATCTTCTTGTCGCTGCTAATGGTCGGGCGATGGGTCTAAGCACAATTGCTGCAGCTTTGAGTGAAGATGAAGGGACCGTTGAAGATGTACTAGAGCCTTATCTAATAGCAAATGGCTATTTAGAGAGAACGGCAAAAGGTAGGCGAGCGACTAGAGCTACTTATGATATATTAAACATGGAGTATGTAAATGCAGATGGGACACTTTTTTAA
- the panB gene encoding 3-methyl-2-oxobutanoate hydroxymethyltransferase translates to MSKKLTISSIKKSKGNTPLVMITAYDALFSKLVSDSADMILVGDSLNMSFAGKSDTISATLEQMIYHTNAVCAGAPESFVICDMPFGTYVDAQSALLNSIQVFQQTQADCVKVEGGEDKAHIVKHLTDNGIAVCGHIGLLPQSVRSEGGYKVKGKTLEEKEQLLRDAKAIEEAGAFCMVIEGVKADVAKEVASSVSIPVIGIGAGVDVDGQVLVFSDMLGLFEEFTPKFVKKYMDGATLVRYAVGKYADEVSNREFPKEEHTY, encoded by the coding sequence ATGAGTAAAAAGTTAACTATATCTTCAATAAAAAAGAGTAAAGGGAATACGCCCTTAGTAATGATTACAGCTTATGATGCACTATTTTCTAAGTTAGTGTCAGATAGTGCAGACATGATACTAGTAGGTGATTCATTAAACATGAGTTTTGCTGGTAAAAGTGATACGATAAGTGCTACACTAGAGCAGATGATATACCATACTAATGCTGTTTGTGCTGGTGCTCCTGAGAGCTTTGTGATATGTGATATGCCCTTTGGTACATATGTAGATGCACAGAGTGCACTTTTGAATTCTATACAAGTATTTCAGCAAACGCAGGCTGATTGTGTAAAAGTTGAAGGAGGGGAAGATAAAGCTCATATTGTAAAGCATTTAACAGATAATGGAATTGCAGTTTGTGGCCATATTGGACTTCTACCTCAATCAGTGAGAAGTGAAGGCGGCTATAAAGTAAAGGGTAAAACATTAGAAGAAAAAGAGCAACTGCTTCGTGATGCTAAAGCTATAGAAGAAGCGGGTGCTTTTTGTATGGTTATAGAAGGGGTAAAAGCAGATGTAGCCAAAGAAGTTGCATCGAGTGTTTCTATCCCTGTAATTGGAATAGGTGCTGGCGTTGATGTTGATGGACAGGTACTAGTTTTCTCAGATATGCTTGGTCTATTTGAAGAGTTCACACCTAAATTTGTAAAAAAATACATGGATGGTGCAACTTTAGTTAGGTATGCCGTTGGTAAATATGCTGATGAAGTTTCAAATAGAGAATTTCCTAAAGAGGAACATACATATTAA
- a CDS encoding Hpt domain-containing protein yields MGVRSELDANFDFEIVDEFLDHYSMMVDSMEVMIIDLSKPNMYERSVNELFRVFHNIKSASGYLKIEPMAKLAAFVEDELEELREKKPPISEESINWLLAISDMFAAWHDDLKADRELSKIKYFLLKTPDLEK; encoded by the coding sequence ATGGGTGTACGAAGTGAGTTAGATGCTAACTTTGATTTTGAAATTGTAGATGAGTTTCTAGATCACTATTCTATGATGGTCGACAGTATGGAAGTGATGATTATTGACCTCTCAAAGCCCAATATGTATGAAAGAAGTGTGAATGAACTTTTTCGTGTCTTTCACAACATAAAATCTGCTTCTGGTTACCTAAAAATAGAACCTATGGCAAAGCTTGCAGCTTTTGTTGAAGATGAGCTTGAAGAACTTAGAGAAAAAAAACCACCCATTAGTGAAGAGAGTATTAATTGGCTTCTTGCCATTAGTGATATGTTCGCGGCTTGGCATGATGACCTAAAAGCAGACAGAGAACTCTCTAAAATAAAATACTTTTTACTTAAAACACCTGACTTGGAAAAATAA
- the trpA gene encoding tryptophan synthase subunit alpha, which translates to MKNLVAYITSGYPEKSFSIDLALALGENGVDTLEFGVPFSDPVADGPLIEKANHKALELGFKFQDLLEISREVAPKVDTLWMGYFNSFYQQNMQELIPLAQKLGVNGLIIPDLPHEEALLYRELFSSNNVANISFVAPTDSESRIKEVVSEAQKFIYMVAYTGITGSGKAEDLQPFLSSIKKYTQTPVYVGFGVNAKTAKDKVIGADGVIVGSAFVDILLKEGIPYSVKIKECSELAQIIKNEINL; encoded by the coding sequence TTGAAAAACTTAGTAGCATATATTACATCTGGATATCCAGAAAAATCATTTAGCATAGACTTAGCCTTAGCTCTTGGAGAAAATGGTGTTGATACACTTGAATTTGGTGTTCCATTTTCTGACCCTGTTGCAGATGGCCCACTTATTGAAAAAGCAAACCACAAAGCACTTGAACTTGGTTTTAAATTTCAAGACCTTTTAGAGATATCACGTGAGGTCGCACCAAAAGTAGATACACTTTGGATGGGTTACTTTAACAGTTTTTATCAGCAAAACATGCAAGAACTTATTCCATTAGCCCAAAAGCTTGGAGTAAATGGACTCATAATCCCAGACTTACCACATGAAGAAGCACTCCTTTACAGAGAGTTATTCTCTTCTAATAATGTAGCAAACATCTCTTTTGTTGCACCAACTGATTCAGAGTCAAGAATTAAAGAAGTAGTAAGTGAAGCTCAAAAATTTATATATATGGTTGCATATACAGGAATAACAGGTTCAGGCAAAGCTGAAGATCTCCAGCCATTTTTATCATCTATAAAAAAATATACTCAAACACCAGTATACGTCGGGTTTGGAGTGAATGCTAAAACAGCTAAAGATAAGGTTATAGGTGCTGATGGTGTGATAGTCGGAAGTGCCTTTGTTGACATACTTTTAAAAGAGGGTATTCCTTACTCTGTAAAGATTAAAGAGTGCTCTGAGTTAGCTCAAATTATCAAAAATGAAATCAATCTATGA